GACGCCCGGCAACGCTTCGAAAGAATTCGAAGTGGCCTGGTGGGCTCGATGCTGAACGTGACCGGAGCGGAGGCAACCCGCCGGGCTCAGGAGCTCGCGGTGGAAAACAGCAGGCTCGGTATCCCCCTGATCTTCGGCCTGGATGTCATCCACGGCTACCAGACGAGCTTTCCGATTCCCCTCGCAGAGGCGGCAAGCTGGGACCTCGCGGCGATCGAGCGTTCCGCCCGGGTCGCGGCCACCGAGGCGGCGGCGGCTGGCATCCACTGGACCTTCGCGCCGATGGTCGATATCGCACGAGACGCCCGCTGGGGACGGATCATGGAGGGTGCGGGCGAAGATCCCTACCTGGCCTCGATGGTGGCCGCCGCCCGGGTGCGCGGATTTCAGGGGACGTCGTTGGCGGCAACCGACACCATCGCTGCCTGCGCGAAGCACTTTGCCGGCTACGGGTTCGCCGAAGGCGGCCGGGACTACAACACGGTGGACATCTCGGAGCACACGTTGAGAAACGTGGTTCTGCCGCCGTTCAAGGCTGCAGTCGATGCCGGCGTCGCGACGGTGATGAATTCGTTCAACGAGATCGCCGGTGTGCCCACCACCGCCAGCTCGCATCTGCAACGGGAGATCCTCAAGGGAGAGTGGGCTTTCGACGGCTTTGTCGTGTCGGACTGGGGTTCGATCGGGGAGCTCGTTCCGCACGGCGTCGCCCGCGACCCGCGACACGCGGCAGAACTTGCTCTAGCCGCAGGCAGCGACATGGACATGGAGTCCGGCGCCTACCTCGACCATCTCGGGAACCTCGTCGAGAAGGGAACCCTTGGTGAGGGGCTGATCGACGACGCGGTTCGGAGGATTCTCAGGATCAAGTTCCGACTCGGGCTCTTTGACGATCCGTATCGGTATTGTGACCCGGATCGCGAAGCACGGATCCTTTCGAGAGGGAAGCACCTCGCTGCGGCCCGTGATGTCGCGCGCAAGTCGATCGTGCTGCTCAAGAACGACGGTAATTTCCTGCCCCTCGATCCGAAGAACGGCACGATCGCCGTGATCGGCCCTCTTGCAGCCGACACGAACTCGCCCCTTGGCAATTGGTACGCCAAGGCAATCGAAAACTCGGCCGTCTCACTCCTCGAGGGCATCCGTTCGGCGGTCGGCGATGCCGTTGATATTCGCTACGAAGAGGGTGCCCCGCTCGTCACCGGTCATCGAGATATTCATCGTGAGCTGGAGCTCAACCTCGATGATCGATCGGGTTTCACCGCCGCTGTGGCCGCCGCTCGCAGCGCCGACGCGGTGGTGCTGGCCCTGGGGGAAGATAGCCTCCAGTCGGGAGAGGGTCGTAGCCAGGTCGACATCGGCCTCAAGGGCGTCCAGAAAGACCTTCTGAAGGCCGTGCTGGCGGTCAATCCCAACGTGGTCGTCGTCCTGATGAACGGCAGACCGCTGGTTCTTGACTGGATAGCGAACAGCGTGCCCGCGATTCTGGAGGCCTGGCATCTCGGCTCGGAGGCTGGAAACGCCATCGCCGACGTCCTGTTCGGCGATTACAACCCCTCGGGCAAGCTGCCGGCTTCCTTCCCGCGCCATGTCGGCCAGGAGCCCCTCTATTACAACCACAAGAACACCGGCCGCCCATCACCCACCGGAATGGTCTACTGGTCACACTACG
This region of Acidobacteriota bacterium genomic DNA includes:
- the bglX gene encoding beta-glucosidase BglX codes for the protein MNRLVSALVMVLFPTVMSFASDHPEIEVRIDSLLERMTLEEKIGQLNQYSSNFDITGPPPEAKDARQRFERIRSGLVGSMLNVTGAEATRRAQELAVENSRLGIPLIFGLDVIHGYQTSFPIPLAEAASWDLAAIERSARVAATEAAAAGIHWTFAPMVDIARDARWGRIMEGAGEDPYLASMVAAARVRGFQGTSLAATDTIAACAKHFAGYGFAEGGRDYNTVDISEHTLRNVVLPPFKAAVDAGVATVMNSFNEIAGVPTTASSHLQREILKGEWAFDGFVVSDWGSIGELVPHGVARDPRHAAELALAAGSDMDMESGAYLDHLGNLVEKGTLGEGLIDDAVRRILRIKFRLGLFDDPYRYCDPDREARILSRGKHLAAARDVARKSIVLLKNDGNFLPLDPKNGTIAVIGPLAADTNSPLGNWYAKAIENSAVSLLEGIRSAVGDAVDIRYEEGAPLVTGHRDIHRELELNLDDRSGFTAAVAAARSADAVVLALGEDSLQSGEGRSQVDIGLKGVQKDLLKAVLAVNPNVVVVLMNGRPLVLDWIANSVPAILEAWHLGSEAGNAIADVLFGDYNPSGKLPASFPRHVGQEPLYYNHKNTGRPSPTGMVYWSHYADVPNTPLFPFGHGLSYTTFAYSGLRLSAPEIGFDDELTVEITVENTGSRAGGEVIQLYVRDLVGSVTRPVMELKGFKKIELEPKQARKVAFTLTADDLAFYTARGRWEAEPGEFAVMIGGSSADVVENRFFLRASEER